Proteins co-encoded in one Eriocheir sinensis breed Jianghai 21 chromosome 5, ASM2467909v1, whole genome shotgun sequence genomic window:
- the LOC126986172 gene encoding protein white-like: MITIREGSSPREDQHWTITRQHVSLRNMATNYSPSSSSPSSASSSLTIDEESNPLTLSWRGVNVYAKPAAGGSGQRRRTGASTHSSELRILKNVTGVCRPGELLAIMGASGAGKTTLLNVLTYRNNHKLRITGDLFVNGRRVDPDTLTSRSAYVQQDDLFIGLITVREQLIFQAALRMDRHLTHGERLARVDQVIMDLGLSGCEHTRIGTQGLDRKLSGGEIRRLNFACEVLTNPALLFCDEPTSGLDSFLAQNVVSMMKGMAEKGKTVLSTIHQPSSEVYAMFDRVLLMAEGRVAFLGNPDEALLFFSKLGVACPAQYNPADYFINQLSVEPGRRAACLVHIASVCDAFEVSREGEAVIDDVLANEGASLQQLDSNSLHSGPAEGVASRSPYKSSWTTQFQWVLWRSWLETRREPQIIRVRFLQILAMAVLLGFMYRQDGPLLNVASVNGGLFVLLCNMTFQNATMVINSFCSQKELFLREHHNGMYRADVYFLAKNLVDGPFFTFYAVLYTSIYYFLVGFSADVDRYLVCVLTAVLVTWCALSFGYFLSCVSPSVNVALLLLAPFLLVFMLLGGYLLNVRSVSPVMKAVQYLSWFSYGHEVLMVNQWAGVVNITCAAASKCYPDGEAILQQLNFSATGVGPDFACLCGLILGYRSLAFLCFHLRAARSKPRR; this comes from the exons ATGATAACCATACGGGAGGGTTCCAGCCCCCGGGAGGATCAGCACTGGACAATAACGAGGCAACACGTGTCCCTCAGG AACATGGCCACCAACtacagcccctcctcctccagcccttctTCAGCGTCCTCCTCCCTTACTATAGACGAGGAATCGAACCCCTTGACCCTCAGCTGGCGGGGCGTCAACGTGTACGCGAAGCCAGCGGCGGGCGGCAGCGGACAGCGGCGGCGGACGGGAGCGAGCACTCATTCGTCGGAGCTACGGATCCTTAAGaatg TGACGGGCGTGTGCCGGCCAGGAGAGCTGCTGGCCATCATGGGCGCCTCGGGGGCGGGCAAGACCACGCTGCTGAACGTGCTGACGTACCGTAACAATCACAAGCTGCGCATCACCGGTGACCTCTTCGTGAACGGCCGCCGCGTCGACCCCGACACTCTGACCAGCCGCTCGGCCTACGTGCAGCAGGACGACCTCTTCATCGGCCTCATCACCGTGCGGGAGCAGCTCATCTTCCAG GCGGCGCTGCGCATGGACCGCCACCTGACCCACGGGGAGCGACTGGCGAGGGTCGACCAAGTGATCATGGAC TTGGGCTTAAGCGGCTGTGAACACACGCGCATCGGGACTCAAGGCCTGGACCGTAAGCTGTCTGGCGGGGAGATACGGAGGCTGAACTTTGCTTGCGAG GTCCTCACCAACCCTGCCCTGCTATTCTGCGACGAGCCCACCTCAGGCCTGGACTCCTTCCTGGCGCAGAATGTGGTCAGCATGATGAAGGGGATGGCAGAGAAGGGgaaaactgtcctgtccactatACACCAACCCAGCTCCGAGGTCTATGCCATGTTCGACCGGGTTCTCCTTATGGCTGAGGGCCGTGTGGCTTTCTTAGGGAACCCAGATGAAGCGCTGCTGTTCTTTAGCAA GCTGGGTGTTGCGTGTCCGGCCCAGTACAACCCCGCCGACTACTTCATCAACCAACTGTCGGTGGAGCCAGGGCGGCGCGCGGCGTGTCTGGTCCATATCGCCAGTGTGTGTGATGCCTTCGAGGTGAGCCGAGAAGGGGAGGCTGTGATAGACGACGTGCTGGCGAATGAGGGGGCGTCCCTGCAGCAGCTG gACAGCAACAGCCTCCACAGCGGCCCAGCGGAGGGTGTCGCCAGCAGGTCTCCTTACAAGAGTTCCTGGACGACTCAGTTCCAATGGGTGCTGTGGCGCTCGTGGCTGGAGACGCGGCGGGAACCTCAGATTATTAGAGTCCGCTTCCTGCAGATACTG GCCATGGCGGTGCTGCTGGGCTTCATGTACCGCCAGGACGGGCCGCTGCTCAACGTGGCAAGCGTCAACGGCggcctcttcgtcctcctctgtaACATGACCTTCCAGAACGCCACCATGGTTATCAAC TCGTTTTGCTCGCAGAAGGAACTCTTTCTCCGCGAGCACCACAACGGGATGTACCGCGCCGACGTCTACTTCCTCGCCAAGAACCTCGTGGACGgccccttcttcaccttctacGCCGTGCTCTACACCTCCATCTACTACTTCCTCGTGGGCTTCAGCGCCGACGTGGACCGCTACCTCGTATGCGTGCTGACGGCGGTGCTGGTGACGTGGTGCGCGCTGTCCTTCG GTTATTTTCTGAGCTGCGTCTCCCCATCCGTCAACGTGGCCCTGCTgctcctcgctcccttcctcctggTGTTCATGCTCCTCGGCGGCTACCTTCTTAACGTTAG GTCCGTCAGCCCCGTCATGAAAGCCGTCCAGTACCTCTCGTGGTTCAGCTACGGCCACGAGGTGCTCATGGTGAACCAGTGGGCGGGCGTGGTGAACATCACCTGCGCCGCCGCCTCCAAGTGCTACCCCGACGGCGAAGCTATCCTCCAGCAGCTAAACTTTTCTGCGACCGGCGTGGGCCCCGACTTCGCCTGCCTCTGCGGTCTTATTCTCGGCTACCGGAGTCTGGCCTTCCTCTGCTTCCACCTCCGCGCCGCCAGATCGAAGCCAAGGCGGTAA